Proteins encoded by one window of Mustela erminea isolate mMusErm1 chromosome 7, mMusErm1.Pri, whole genome shotgun sequence:
- the LOC116596533 gene encoding ribosomal biogenesis factor, with protein sequence MAKNKLRGQKSRNVFHIASQKNFKSKNKAKPVTTNLKKINIVNNEKVTRVNKAFVDIQKELAHFSKGLSLEPLQKQLIPQQCHENEPVNVDEATRLMAQL encoded by the coding sequence ATGGCTAAGAACAAACTAAGAGGGCAGAAGTCCAGGAATGTATTTCATATAGCCAGCCAAAAAAACTTTAagtctaaaaacaaagcaaaaccagttACCACTAACCTTAAGAAGATAAACATTGTGAATAATGAAAAAGTTACCAGAGTGAATAAAGCTTTTGTAGATATACAAAAGGAACTTGCACATTTCTCAAAAGGCCTTTCCCTTGAACCTTTGCAGAAACAGCTGATTCCTCAGCAGTGTCATGAAAACGAACCAGTTAATGTTGATGAAGCGACAAGATTAATGGCTCAGTTGTAA